The following proteins are co-located in the Clostridiales bacterium genome:
- a CDS encoding substrate-binding domain-containing protein, whose amino-acid sequence MKKVFAIVLVMALILSMVACGAGGGSADKEEKAGTLGVVMPNATHGFLGESIAHAKAEAEAIAAETGMDVKFLTSAESSEQNNQIDQLIADGVDCIVLWPHNGDEVRSSAQNVMDAGIPLIIYDRLINDFKPTAELMGDNVTIGEMTGEYFNKFFAEDLKAGKVNILEFKGDNSTVPEQRSSGFKSTADPNINIVQQFSTDWQRAKAMEQMETWLSSSSKEDVEALKAVFTHDDEVVLGVLDAIENYDGPAKLDIKLVSGVGARKENLDTFAPWADKGVMQVTYAFSPAMVRDAVELGADVVLGKEKPSGLILIPTVEVDNSNEKDFRNNDIYVTRYSIEMPK is encoded by the coding sequence ATGAAAAAAGTATTCGCGATAGTCCTTGTAATGGCATTAATTCTTTCAATGGTTGCATGCGGCGCCGGTGGAGGGTCTGCGGACAAAGAAGAAAAAGCAGGAACTCTGGGCGTTGTTATGCCAAACGCCACCCACGGCTTTTTGGGTGAAAGTATTGCACATGCAAAGGCTGAAGCAGAAGCGATCGCTGCGGAAACCGGTATGGACGTCAAGTTCCTGACATCCGCTGAATCTTCAGAGCAGAACAATCAGATTGATCAGCTTATTGCTGATGGAGTTGACTGTATCGTACTGTGGCCGCATAACGGTGATGAAGTAAGATCATCCGCCCAGAATGTAATGGACGCAGGAATTCCTCTCATCATCTATGACAGACTCATCAATGATTTTAAACCTACAGCTGAATTAATGGGCGATAACGTAACAATCGGAGAAATGACAGGAGAATACTTCAACAAGTTCTTTGCAGAAGACCTGAAGGCAGGAAAAGTGAATATCCTTGAATTCAAGGGTGACAATTCAACCGTTCCGGAGCAGAGATCCTCTGGCTTTAAGTCAACAGCAGATCCCAACATCAATATTGTACAGCAGTTCTCAACAGACTGGCAGAGAGCCAAAGCGATGGAACAGATGGAAACCTGGCTGTCCAGCTCCAGTAAGGAAGACGTAGAAGCACTGAAGGCAGTTTTCACCCATGATGACGAAGTTGTTCTCGGCGTGCTTGATGCGATCGAAAACTATGACGGACCGGCCAAACTGGATATCAAGCTGGTTTCCGGAGTAGGTGCGAGAAAAGAAAATCTGGACACCTTTGCTCCATGGGCAGACAAAGGCGTAATGCAGGTTACATACGCATTCTCACCGGCCATGGTAAGAGATGCGGTTGAACTTGGTGCTGATGTTGTTCTCGGAAAGGAAAAGCCATCCGGACTGATTCTGATCCCAACCGTAGAAGTGGATAACAGCAACGAAAAGGATTTCAGAAATAACGATATCTATGTGACAAGATACAGCATTGAAATGCCTAAATAA